The Prionailurus bengalensis isolate Pbe53 chromosome D2, Fcat_Pben_1.1_paternal_pri, whole genome shotgun sequence genome window below encodes:
- the MKI67 gene encoding proliferation marker protein Ki-67 isoform X3, which translates to MGPTGRLVTIKRSGADGPHFPLSLSTCLFGRGIECDIRIQLPVVSKQHCKIEINGREAMLFNFSSTNPTQVNGSTIEGPVQLKHGDVITVVDRSFRYENESHEDRRKSTEFPGQRRKQESLHRVSRSSLSSDPDKTEGTPLKRRRVSFGGRLKPELFDENLPPNTPLKRGETPRRSLVSHTPPVLKKIIKVGSTDRPQASGKEDSSGLHLEVTAQPQFAGSPARDPTGTSPGARDPRRRSPKASSVSRGSKSHHTDVPKRGGRKSGGLLSKRTSIDRSQHDILQRIYSKRRSGASEANLVVAKSWADVVKLGAKQTQAKAVKHGPQRQPSKRPRKANTPKTPVSGVHSEFSTGHANSPCTIIIGKAHLEKVNVPARPYRMLNNFVINKKMDFNEDLSGLTEMFQTPAAKVKPQTMSLRPSAFSDSEDVVRKEFQVPDSGENPLLCTSETFGENVFPVTQNGPQEPSDKSLASPVLRRQSVRVNVNIEKTPGSGAPKATSGANRLRRSVGPRSIQMPGAGRKDEEAKMDTVENVPGRLLRKTPQREQKLEGAAKEQESYFEASENDTEPKENSEEVVAVRRSRRYSEQNQEPAADLTPLKTWQDTEPKEDLGGIQGLLRTPIRVQEPKEAENKTAEKRQKSSKLELAGTPAAMSIQLETPPQKVDLEEEPLALGKPIQMPGGSTHSHGEPAGGDRNSRLFNRTPEQKLSPAEKLPGSKRRPRTPKKKNHSLEDLAGLRELFQTPSHTDKPMTGHQTTKAPCKSPLPGPGNTPASQKRRLETPPQKVGLEEEPSALRKPTQTPGESTNSHREPGGDDEDINLFNKTPGQKPNPAVTGSKKRPRTPKKKAHSLEDLAGLRELFQTPNQTDKPMADDPTTKAPCKSPLAELVNTPASRRRLCKTPAQKVDLEKEASALQKSTQMPGESPHKQREPVGGDEYIGLFKETPKQELDPAENVAGRKRQSRTPKKKVQSLEDLVGLKELFQTPEHTPDPVTVDQTTRVPCKSPRAEPVNTPASRNRRLKTPQKVDLEEEPSALRKSTQMSGGSPHKHREPVGGDEDIGLFKETPKQELDPAENVAGSKRRPRTPKKKAHSLEDLDGLRGLFQTPDHTDKPMTGDQTTKAPCKSLLAGPGNTPASQKRWLETPPQKVGLEEKPSSLRKPTQMPGESTNSHREPGGDDEDINLFNKTPGQKPNPAVTKSKRWPRTPKKKAHSLEDLAGPRELFQTPNQTDKPMADDPTTKAPCKSPLAELVNTPASRRRLCKTPAQKVDLEEEASALQKSTQMPGGSPHKQREPVGSDEYIGLFKETPKQELDPAENVAGSKRRPRTPKKKVQSLEDLVGLKELFQTPSHTDKPMAGDQTTKTPCQSPLAGPGNAPASKKRQLETPPQKVGLEEEPPALGKSTQMPGESPHEHTESGREDKDIKLFNKTPEQKLKPADHVTGSKRRPRTPPKKVQSLEDLVGLKELFQTPEQTKKTTAVVKTTIVPCKSPLAETVNIPTHMKTRLKVALGKVTVENELSAVTKPTQRPEEATRTHREPVGEDEDIRLFKETPKQKLKPEEDVTGSKRQPRTPKKKVQSLEDLVGLKELFQTPDPGTGDQTTKVPCKSPRAEPVNTPASGKRWLMTPPQKVDLEEEPSALRKPTRMPGESPHEHREPGGKEEDINLFKETLKRKLKLNPTENVTGSKKQPRTPRRNIQSLEDLVGLKELFQTPNHTDKPMTGDQTTKVPCQSPLAGPGNKPTNRRRRLKTPPQKVDLEEEPSALRKPIQLPGESPHEHGKPVGGDADIGLFKDTPKPKLEPVRNVSRSKRQPRTPKKKIQSLEDLAGLKELFQTADPVTGDRTTKAPFQSPLAGPGNKPTNSRKRLKTPPQKADLKEEPSALRKPIQLPGESPHEHGKPVGGDADIGLFKDTPKPKLEPVRNVSRSKRQPRTPKKKIQSLEDLAGLKELFQTADPVTGDRTTKAPFQSPLAGPGNKPTNSRRRLKTPPQKADLKEEPSALRKPTQTPEESTHSLRESGGDDKDVKLFNRTAKQKLGPTENVTGRKNRPRAPNPTQPLEDLASFRESSPRPDHTKQRGDAGSIQGAPKQTPDGGKPVKPLARVRRAPRGKPVEDLAGHRDPVKSRSESSVSPSPKRKRGNEGGGPGTKRLRSVTPAQATAEEKPPVKKRRGAPREGRDPPEPLTAKRKLRIVAERMEVPGDLTSGKRESRTEGREVGRTTASPQQAMSLRSRRPNKTKLEEQRPEPVKAAADKVKTDRNDKKPRKTSQQTKPQSPEGRAKSSTPAGRVLASRMCLRSTRPRKVPLPDVAEEKQREKGVGVHVKNQEKEVTRRSDVMSLRSRKVKILPGGNALESESQQRVTRSAKRCAGNIKKDEDNACIKKIRTRSRRDNEDV; encoded by the exons ATGGGTCCTACAGGACGCCTTGTTACCATCAAAAGGAGCGGGGCGGACGGCCCCCACTTTCCACTGAGCCTCAGCACCTGCTTGTTTGGAAG ggGTATTGAATGTGACATTCGCATCCAGCTCCCTGTAGTCTCAAAACAACATTGCAAAATTGAAATCAATGGGCGGGAG GCAATGCTGTTTAATTTCAGTTCCACGAATCCAACACAAGTCAATGGATCTACCATTGAGGGACCTGTACAACTAAAGCATGGAGATGTGATCACTGTTGTTGACCGTTCCTTCAG GTACGAAAATGAAAGTCACGAGGACAGAAGGAAGTCAACTGAATTCCCAGGACAAAGACGCAAACAG GAATCTCTGCATCGAGTCTCAAGATCTAGCCTCTCTTCCGACCCTG ATAAGACTGAGGGAACACCCCTGAAAAGAAGGCGGGTCTCCTTCGGTGGTCGTCTGAAGCCGGAGTTATTTGATGAAAACTTACCTCCTAATACACCTCTCAAGAGAGGAGAAACACCCAGAAGATCACTTGTAAGCCACACTCCACCTGTCCTGAAGAAAATCATCAAGGTAGGGTCAACG GACCGTCCTCAAGCATCGGGAAAAGAAGATTCTTCCGGACTCCATTTGGAAGTGACCGCACAACCGCAGTTCGCGGGATCTCCAGCTCGTGATCCGACCGGGACTTCTCCAGGTGCCCGTGACCCACGTCGCAGGTCACCCAAGGCGTCCTCCGTCTCCCGCGGCAGCAAATCTCATCACACGGATGTTCCTaagaggggaggcaggaagagcgGTGGCTTGCTTTCAAAGAGAACCTCCATCGACCGGAGCCAGCATGACATCTTGCAGAGGATTTATTCCAAAAGAAGGAGCGGAGCTTCTGAAGCCAATTTAGTCG TGGCGAAGTCGTGGGCGGACGTAGTGAAACTCGGGGCCAAACAGACCCAGGCTAAAGCGGTCAAACACGGCCCCCAGCGACAGCCGAGCAAAAGGCCAAGAAAAGCGAACACTCCGAAG acgCCTGTTAGCGGCGTTCACAGTGAGTTTAGTACAGGCCATGCCAACTCTCCTTGTACCATAATAATAGGGAAAGCTCACCTTGAAAAAGTAAATGTGCCTGCCCGGCCCTACAGAATGCTCAACAACTTTGTCATCAACAAGAAGATGGACTTCAATGAAGATCTGTCAG GGTTAACTGAAATGTTCCAGACTCCAGCAGCGAAAGTGAAGCCACAGACGATGAGCCTGCGTCCCAGCGCTTTCTCAGATTCAGAGGACGTTGTCAGAAAAGAGTTTCAAGTACCTGACTCGGGAGAAAACCCTCTGCTATGCACGTCAGAAACTTTTG GAGAGAATGTATTCCCCGTGACTCAGAATGGACCACAAGAGCCGTCTGATAAAAGCCTCGCGAGCCCTGTCCTCAGACGTCAGAGTGTCAGAGTAAATGTGAACATTGAGAAAACTCCGGGATCGGGGGCTCCGAAGGCCACGTCAGGCGCCAACAGGCTTCGAAGGTCCGTGGGGCCCAGAAGTATACAGATGCCAGGAGCAGGGCGCAAGGACGAAGAAGCCAAGATGGACACCGTGGAGAATGTTCCGGGACGACTTCTGAGGAAGACCCCGCAACGAGAACAGAAACTGGAGGGAGCAGCGAAGGAACAGGAGAGCTATTTTGAAGCGAGTGAGAACGATACCGAGCCAAAGGAAAATTCTGAAGAGGTGGTCGCAGTGAGGAGATCGAGAAGATATTCAGAGCAAAACCAGGAACCAGCTGCAGACCTGACCCCCCTCAAGACATGGCAAGACACAGAACCCAAGGAAGACCTGGGAGGCATCCAAGGTCTCCTCCGCACGCCCATTCGTGTGCAGGAACCAAAGGAGGCTGAGAATAAAACCGCAGAAAAGCGCCAGAAATCTTCAAAGTTGGAACTAGCTGGCACGCCAGCCGCAATGAGCATACAGCTTGAGACCCCTCCGCAGAAAGTGGACCTGGAGGAAGAGCCCCTGGCTCTTGGGAAGCCCATCCAGATGCCAGGAGGAAGCACACACTCACACGGAGAACCTGCAGGTGGTGATAGAAACAGCAGATTGTTTAATAGAACTCCAGAGCAGAAGCTGAGCCCTGCGGAAAAACTACCTGGAAGCAAGAGGCGGCCAAGAACACCCAAGAAAAAGAATCATTCTCTAGAAGACCTGGCTGGACTCAGAGAGCTCTTTCAAACCCCAAGCCACACAGATAAACCAATGACTGGTCACCAAACCACCAAAGCACCCTGCAAATCTCCGCTACCAGGACCAGGCAACACGCCAGCGAGTCAAAAGAGGCGGCTCGAGACCCCTCCCCAGAAAGTGGGCCTGGAGGAAGAGCCCTCTGCTCTCAGGAAGCCCACCCAGACGCCAGGGGAAAGCACAAACTCACACAGAGAACCTGGAGGTGATGATGAAGACATCAACTTGTTTAACAAAACTCCAGGGCAGAAACCAAATCCTGCAGTAACTGGAAGCAAGAAGCGGCCAAGAACACCCAAAAAGAAGGCCCATTCTCTAGAAGATCTGGCTGGACTCAGAGAGCTCTTTCAGACCCCAAACCAGACAGATAAACCAATGGCTGATGACCCAACTACCAAAGCACCCTGCAAATCTCCCCTAGCAGAGCTAGTCAACACACCCGCAAGTCGCAGGAGACTGTGCAAGACCCCTGCGCAGAAAGTGGACCTGGAGAAAGAAGCCTCGGCTCTCCAGAAGTCCACCCAGATGCCAGGGGAAAGCCCACACAAACAGAGAGAGCCAGTAGGTGGTGATGAATACATCGGATTGTTCAAGGAAACCCCAAAGCAGGAACTGGACCCTGCAGAAAATGTAGCTGGAAGAAAGAGGCAGTCAAGAACACCCAAGAAAAAGGTCCAGTCCCTAGAAGACCTGGTTGGCCTCAAAGAGCTTTTCCAGACCCCAGAGCACACTCCAGACCCTGTGACTGTTGACCAAACCACCAGAGTTCCCTGCAAATCTCCACGAGCAGAACCAGTCAACACGCCAGCAAGTAGAAATAGGCGGCTCAAGACCCCTCAGAAAGTGGACCTGGAGGAAGAGCCCTCTGCTCTCAGGAAGTCCACCCAGATGTCAGGGGGAAGCCCACACAAACACAGAGAGCCAGTAGGTGGTGATGAAGACATCGGATTGTTCAAGGAAACCCCAAAGCAGGAACTGGACCCTGCAGAAAATGTAGCTGGAAGCAAGAGGCGGCCAAGAACACCCAAGAAAAAGGCCCATTCTCTAGAAGACCTGGATGGACTTAGAGGGCTCTTCCAAACACCAGACCACACGGATAAACCAATGACTGGTGACCAAACTACCAAAGCACCCTGCAAATCTCTGCTAGCAGGACCAGGCAACACGCCAGCAAGTCAAAAGAGGTGGCTCGAGACCCCTCCACAGAAAGTGGGCCTGGAGGAAAAGCCCTCTTCTCTCAGGAAACCCACCCAGATGCCAGGGGAAAGCACAAACTCACACAGAGAACCTGGAGGTGATGATGAAGACATCAACTTGTTTAACAAAACTCCAGGGCAGAAACCAAATCCTGCAGTAACTAAAAGCAAGAGGTGGCCAAGAACACCCAAGAAAAAGGCCCATTCTCTAGAAGATCTGGCTGGACCCAGAGAGCTCTTTCAGACCCCAAACCAGACAGATAAACCAATGGCTGATGACCCAACTACCAAAGCACCCTGCAAATCTCCCCTAGCAGAGCTAGTCAACACACCCGCAAGTCGCAGGAGACTGTGCAAGACCCCTGCGCAGAAAGTGGACCTGGAGGAAGAAGCCTCGGCTCTCCAGAAGTCCACCCAGATGCCAGGGGGAAGCCCACACAAACAGAGAGAGCCAGTAGGCAGTGATGAATACATCGGATTGTTCAAGGAAACCCCAAAGCAGGAACTGGACCCTGCAGAAAATGTAGCTGGAAGCAAGAGGCGGCCAAGAACACCCAAGAAAAAGGTCCAGTCCCTAGAAGACCTGGTTGGCCTCAAAGAGCTTTTCCAAACACCAAGCCACACAGATAAGCCAATGGCTGGTGACCAAACCACCAAAACACCCTGCCAATCTCCACTAGCAGGACCAGGCAACGCTCCAGCAAGTAAAAAGAGGCAGCTCGAGACCCCTCCCCAGAAAGTGGGCCTGGAGGAAGAGCCCCCAGCTCTCGGGAAGTCCACCCAGATGCCAGGGGAAAGCCCACACGAACACACAGAATCAGGAAGAGAGGATAAAGACATTAAATTGTTTAACAAAACTCCAGAGCAGAAACTGAAACCTGCAGACCACGTAACTGGAAGCAAGAGGCGGCCAAGAACACCCCCCAAAAAGGTCCAGTCCCTAGAAGACCTGGTTGGCCTCAAAGAGCTTTTCCAAACCCCAgagcaaaccaaaaaaacaacagcTGTTGTCAAAACCACAATAGTGCCCTGCAAATCTCCGCTAGCAGAAACAGTCAACATACCAACCCACATGAAGACACGGCTCAAGGTAGCTCTGGGGAAGGTCACCGTAGAGAACGAGCTCTCAGCTGTCACGAAGCCCACCCAAAGGCCAGAGGAagccacacgcacacacagagaaCCAGTAGGGGAAGATGAAGACATCAGATTGTTCAAGGAAACTCCAAAGCAGAAACTGAAACCTGAGGAAGATGTAACTGGAAGCAAGAGGCAGCCAAGAACACCCAAGAAAAAGGTCCAGTCCCTAGAAGACCTGGTTGGTCTCAAAGAGCTTTTCCAAACCCCAGACCCAGGGACTGGTGACCAAACCACCAAAGTTCCCTGTAAATCTCCACGAGCAGAACCAGTCAACACGCCAGCAAGTGGAAAGAGGTGGCTCATGACCCCTCCCCAGAAAGTGGACCTGGAGGAAGAGCCCTCAGCTCTCAGGAAGCCCACCCGGATGCCAGGGGAAAGCCCACACGAACACAGAGAACCTGGAGGTAAGGAGGAAGACATCAACTTGTTTAAGGAAACCCTAAAGCGGAAACTGAAACTGAACCCTACAGAAAATGTAACTGGAAGCAAAAAGCAGCCAAGAACACCCAGGAGGAACATCCAGTCTTTAGAAGACCTGGTTGGCCTCAAAGAGCTTTTCCAAACACCAAACCACACAGATAAGCCAATGACTGGTGACCAAACCACCAAAGTACCCTGCCAATCTCCACTAGCAGGACCAGGCAACAAGCCAACCAATAGAAGGAGGCGGCTCAAGACCCCTCCCCAGAAAGTGGACCTGGAGGAAGAACCCTCAGCTCTCAGGAAGCCCATCCAGCTGCCAGGGGAAAGCCCACATGAACACGGAAAACCTGTAGGTGGTGATGCAGACATCGGATTGTTCAAGGACACCCCAAAGCCGAAACTGGAGCCTGTAAGAAATGTATCTAGAAGCAAGAGGCAGCCAAGAACACCCAAGAAAAAGATCCAGTCCTTAGAAGACCTGGCTGGTCTCAAAGAGCTTTTCCAGACCGCAGACCCAGTGACTGGTGACCGAACCACCAAAGCACCCTTCCAATCTCCACTTGCAGGACCAGGCAACAAGCCTACCAATAGCAGGAAGCGGCTCAAGACCCCTCCCCAGAAAGCTGATCTTAAGGAAGAGCCCTCAGCTCTCAGGAAGCCCATCCAGCTGCCAGGGGAAAGCCCACATGAACACGGAAAACCTGTAGGTGGTGATGCAGACATCGGATTGTTCAAGGACACCCCAAAGCCGAAACTGGAGCCTGTAAGAAATGTATCTAGAAGCAAGAGGCAGCCAAGAACACCCAAGAAAAAGATCCAGTCCTTAGAAGACCTGGCTGGTCTCAAAGAGCTTTTCCAGACCGCAGACCCAGTGACTGGTGACCGAACCACCAAAGCACCCTTCCAATCTCCGCTTGCAGGACCAGGCAACAAGCCTACCAATAGCAGGAGGCGGCTCAAGACCCCTCCCCAGAAAGCTGATCTTAAGGAAGAGCCCTCAGCTCTCAGGAAGCCCACCCAAACGCCAGAGGAAAGCACTCACTCGCTCAGAGAATCAGGAGGTGATGATAAAGACGTTAAATTGTTTAATAGAACTGCAAAGCAGAAACTGGGCCCCACAGAAAACGTAACGGGCAGGAAAAATCGGCCAAGAGCGCCGAACCCCACCCAACCCCTGGAAGACCTGGCCAGTTTCAGAGAGTCCTCCCCGAGGCCGGATCACACCAAGCAACGGGGTGATGCTGGTAGCATCCAGGGAGCTCCAAAGCAAACACCAGACGGAGGGAAACCTGTGAAACCCCTCGCAAGAGTCCGTAGGGCCCCTCGAGGAAAGCCCGTGGAAGATCTGGCGGGCCACCGAGACCCTGTAAAATCTCGGAGTGAAAGCAGCGTTTCCCCGTCCCCAAAGAGAAAACGAGGAAACGAGGGAGGTGGCCCAGGAACAAAGAGGCTGCGCTCTGTGACACCTGCCCAGGCCACTGCCGAAGAGAAGCCTCCCGTGAAGAAAAGAAGGGGGGCCCCCAGAGAAGGACGTGACCCCCCTGAGCCCCTGACCGCGAAGAGAAAGCTAAGGATTGTAGCGGAAAGGATGGAAGTCCCAGGGGACCTGACCAGCGGCAAGAGGGAAAGCAGGACAGAGGGGCGAGAAGTAGGGAGGACGACGGCCTCTCCACAACAG